Proteins encoded in a region of the Zunongwangia endophytica genome:
- the fahA gene encoding fumarylacetoacetase, with amino-acid sequence MSITANDPSRKTWLDISKDTDFPIQNIPFGVFLTRDDIITIGTRIGDFAIDLGALHQLGYFEGIPLTDDIFLQDTLNDFISDGKKTWRLVRNRIADIFDEKNEALKNNQDHRNVVLFTLDEIEMQMPVQVGDYTDFYSSKEHATNVGSMFRDKETALLPNWLHIPVGYHGRSSSIVTSHIPIHRPKGQTMPEGASEPVFGPSKQIDFEMEMAFITTDANLLGEPIPVDEAEEYIFGMVMFNDWSARDIQKWEYAPLGPFLAKNFASSISPWIVTMDALEPFRTEGPKPEKELMSYLQYTGDKSFDIKLEVYLKPENTSETLLSKTNYKYLYWNMSQQLAHHTINGCPVNSGDMMASGTISGPTPDTYGSMLELSWKGEKPLVLEDGSSRSFVEDNDTVIMRGHCENESMRIGFGEINTKILPVFEPKKK; translated from the coding sequence ATGTCTATTACCGCAAACGATCCCAGCAGAAAAACCTGGCTAGATATTTCAAAAGACACTGATTTTCCAATTCAGAATATTCCTTTTGGAGTTTTTCTAACCAGAGATGACATTATCACTATCGGAACCAGAATCGGGGATTTTGCGATCGACCTTGGTGCATTACATCAACTTGGGTATTTTGAAGGCATTCCTTTAACCGATGATATTTTTCTTCAGGATACTTTAAATGATTTTATTTCAGATGGTAAAAAAACCTGGCGTTTAGTACGAAATCGTATTGCTGATATTTTTGACGAGAAAAACGAAGCTTTAAAAAATAATCAGGATCATCGTAATGTTGTTCTTTTCACTTTAGATGAAATAGAAATGCAGATGCCGGTTCAGGTTGGAGATTATACCGATTTTTATTCTAGTAAAGAGCATGCTACCAATGTAGGAAGTATGTTTCGCGATAAAGAAACTGCATTATTGCCAAACTGGCTTCACATTCCGGTAGGATATCATGGTAGAAGTTCCTCTATTGTAACCAGCCACATTCCTATTCACCGTCCAAAAGGTCAAACCATGCCAGAAGGCGCAAGTGAACCTGTATTTGGACCTTCAAAACAAATAGATTTTGAAATGGAAATGGCTTTTATCACTACAGATGCCAATTTACTTGGTGAGCCAATTCCTGTAGATGAAGCTGAAGAATACATCTTTGGAATGGTGATGTTTAATGATTGGAGTGCTCGTGATATCCAGAAATGGGAATATGCGCCGCTAGGGCCATTCTTGGCTAAAAACTTTGCATCTTCTATTTCTCCCTGGATTGTAACCATGGATGCTTTAGAACCTTTTAGAACCGAAGGACCAAAACCTGAAAAGGAATTGATGTCTTACCTTCAATACACAGGTGATAAAAGCTTTGACATTAAACTTGAAGTGTACTTAAAGCCTGAAAATACAAGCGAAACCTTACTTTCTAAAACAAACTACAAATATTTGTATTGGAATATGAGCCAGCAACTGGCACATCACACCATTAATGGATGCCCGGTAAATTCGGGAGATATGATGGCTTCTGGAACAATCTCTGGTCCTACACCAGATACTTACGGTAGCATGTTAGAACTTTCGTGGAAAGGTGAAAAACCATTAGTTTTAGAAGATGGTAGTTCGCGTAGCTTTGTAGAAGATAATGATACTGTAATTATGCGAGGGCACTGTGAAAATGAGAGTATGCGAATTGGTTTTGGTGAAATTAACACCAAAATTTTACCTGTTTTCGAACCTAAAAAGAAATAA
- the glyA gene encoding serine hydroxymethyltransferase: MQRDTQIFDLIEKEKERQLHGLELIASENFVSEQVMEAAGSVLTNKYAEGYPGKRYYGGCEVVDEVEQLAIDRLKELFGAEYANVQPHSGSQANTAVFQACLKPGEKFLGFDLSHGGHLTHGSPVNFSGKLYEPVFYGVDKETGLIDYDKVAEIAEKEKPKMIIAGASAYSREIDYKRFREIADSVGAILFADIAHPAGLIAKGVIGDPMPHCHIVTSTTHKTLRGPRGGIIMMGKDFDNPFGLKLKNGNLKKMSSLLNSAIFPGNQGGPLEHIIAAKAVAFGEALTDEFLHYAVQVKKNAKKMAEAFVEKDYQIISGGTDNHSMLIDLRNKEVSGKEAEEALTKADITVNKNMVPFDDKSPFVTSGIRIGTAAVTTRGLIEEDMPKVVELIDKVIMNIDNDAKLAEVKSEVNSLMHGRPLFKA, from the coding sequence ATGCAACGAGATACACAAATTTTTGATTTAATCGAGAAGGAAAAAGAGCGTCAACTGCATGGTTTAGAGCTTATTGCAAGTGAAAACTTTGTAAGTGAGCAGGTAATGGAAGCCGCCGGATCTGTGCTTACCAATAAATATGCAGAGGGATATCCCGGTAAGCGTTATTACGGAGGATGTGAAGTAGTAGATGAAGTAGAGCAATTAGCTATCGATCGTTTGAAAGAACTTTTTGGAGCAGAGTATGCCAATGTACAACCACATTCTGGATCTCAAGCCAATACTGCAGTTTTCCAGGCATGTTTAAAGCCAGGTGAGAAATTTTTAGGTTTCGACCTTTCTCATGGTGGACATTTAACACACGGTTCTCCAGTAAACTTCTCAGGGAAATTATACGAACCTGTATTTTACGGAGTAGATAAAGAAACCGGGCTAATCGATTATGATAAAGTAGCTGAAATTGCAGAAAAAGAAAAGCCAAAAATGATTATTGCTGGTGCTTCTGCTTATTCTCGTGAGATCGATTATAAACGTTTTAGAGAAATTGCAGATAGCGTAGGTGCTATTTTATTTGCCGATATTGCACATCCTGCGGGACTTATTGCAAAGGGAGTAATTGGCGATCCAATGCCACACTGCCATATTGTAACTTCTACCACGCACAAAACACTTCGTGGACCAAGAGGTGGAATTATAATGATGGGGAAAGATTTTGATAATCCATTTGGATTGAAGTTGAAAAACGGAAATCTTAAGAAAATGTCTTCATTACTGAATAGTGCTATTTTCCCAGGAAATCAAGGTGGACCCTTAGAGCATATTATTGCTGCAAAAGCGGTAGCTTTTGGAGAAGCTCTGACAGATGAGTTTTTGCATTATGCCGTACAGGTAAAGAAAAACGCAAAGAAAATGGCTGAAGCTTTTGTTGAAAAAGACTATCAAATCATTTCTGGCGGAACCGATAACCACTCTATGCTTATCGACTTAAGAAATAAAGAGGTAAGTGGTAAAGAGGCTGAAGAAGCTTTAACTAAAGCCGATATCACAGTAAACAAAAACATGGTGCCGTTTGATGATAAATCACCATTTGTAACCTCTGGAATTAGAATTGGTACTGCTGCAGTAACTACAAGAGGTTTAATTGAAGAGGATATGCCAAAGGTTGTAGAATTGATCGATAAAGTAATTATGAATATCGATAATGACGCAAAATTAGCTGAAGTGAAATCTGAAGTAAACTCTTTAATGCACGGCCGTCCGTTATTTAAAGCCTAA
- a CDS encoding DUF6249 domain-containing protein → MDPAIIIPVSMFASIFGVFYLFFSTRNRERLALIEKGESAEIFKARLDRASPIWKVVLLNLGLLLIFMGISFLVGNALETNTVIPDEIAYLAPMFFLSGISLLLGFYLTKKLKL, encoded by the coding sequence ATGGATCCAGCTATTATAATACCAGTATCAATGTTCGCCAGTATCTTTGGTGTTTTCTATCTATTCTTTTCTACCAGAAACAGGGAACGTTTAGCGCTTATAGAGAAAGGTGAAAGTGCTGAAATTTTTAAAGCGAGATTAGACAGAGCATCACCTATATGGAAAGTAGTTCTTTTAAATCTCGGCCTTTTACTGATATTTATGGGTATAAGTTTTCTAGTTGGTAACGCATTAGAAACGAATACTGTGATTCCTGATGAAATTGCTTATTTAGCCCCTATGTTTTTCTTATCCGGAATTTCGTTGTTGCTAGGTTTTTATCTAACTAAAAAATTGAAGTTATAA
- a CDS encoding RNA polymerase sigma factor, with amino-acid sequence MTIKDDQIIINQILGGDKRLFSVLVDRYKNLVFTLCLRLLKNREEAEELAQDSFVKIYKSLNKFKGKSKFSTWVYRVTYNNCLDFLKAKKRKFQELSVDDYEGFEIEDVDSAINNLEEKERKMAILSCIKMLSEDDAFLLTLHYYEDQSVKEIAEVMQLSESNVKVKLYRSRKQLAVILKRKLSNDMLLNYGN; translated from the coding sequence ATGACCATCAAAGACGATCAAATTATCATCAATCAGATTCTTGGCGGAGATAAGCGATTATTTTCGGTACTGGTAGATCGTTACAAAAATCTGGTCTTTACATTATGTTTGCGCTTGCTTAAGAATAGGGAAGAGGCCGAGGAACTGGCACAGGATAGTTTCGTGAAAATCTATAAATCTCTAAATAAATTTAAAGGGAAGTCTAAATTTTCAACCTGGGTGTATCGTGTTACTTATAATAATTGTCTCGATTTTCTGAAAGCTAAAAAACGCAAATTTCAGGAGTTAAGTGTAGATGACTATGAAGGTTTTGAAATTGAAGATGTAGATAGTGCTATTAATAATTTAGAAGAAAAAGAGCGGAAAATGGCAATTCTTAGCTGTATCAAAATGCTAAGTGAAGATGATGCTTTTTTGCTGACTTTGCATTATTACGAAGATCAGTCGGTTAAAGAAATTGCTGAGGTAATGCAACTTTCCGAATCTAATGTGAAAGTGAAACTATATCGAAGCCGTAAACAACTTGCAGTGATTTTAAAAAGAAAATTGTCGAATGATATGTTGCTGAATTATGGAAACTAA
- a CDS encoding acyl-CoA thioesterase produces MITKPQIFQLELKVTESDLDDQNHVNNVQYVQWIQDVAKGHWEDRASVDQKKEYFWVVVRHEIDYKQQAFLDDDILLQTYVDEITNVTSIRHVLIKDKNTDKILVKAQTTWCLLKHGSNRPVRIDEDMKLLFQETSD; encoded by the coding sequence ATGATTACCAAACCCCAAATTTTTCAATTAGAGCTGAAAGTAACTGAATCTGATCTTGATGACCAAAATCATGTAAACAACGTGCAATACGTACAATGGATTCAAGATGTAGCTAAAGGACACTGGGAAGATCGCGCTTCTGTAGATCAAAAAAAGGAATATTTTTGGGTGGTTGTTCGGCACGAAATCGATTATAAGCAACAGGCTTTTCTGGATGATGATATTTTGCTACAAACTTATGTTGATGAAATTACGAATGTTACTTCCATTCGTCACGTCCTCATAAAAGATAAAAACACCGATAAGATCCTAGTAAAAGCTCAAACAACATGGTGTTTATTGAAACATGGCTCTAATAGACCAGTAAGAATTGATGAAGACATGAAACTTTTATTTCAGGAAACTTCAGATTAA
- a CDS encoding glutaminyl-peptide cyclotransferase encodes MMKFKSLLILALAFLYFSCGSNSGSKKSPFSVKIAENKKEFKLGERISGHIENKKELKIDSVIVYLNTEKISAKSPNWSFDISSEDQKLGNQEIIAEVFYEGEKDTTTKSIKIYNNTSPKAYTYEIVNIYPHDPKAYTQGLEFLNDTLYESTGEYGESDLRKVDLKSGEVLKIIDLDDSVFGEGMTIFKDQIILLTWRAKEGYIYNLDTFEKTGTFSYNQSKEGWGLCHDGEHIYKSDGTEKIWLLNPETLAEEDYIQIATHKNIVSKMNELEWVDGEIYANTYQKDGVAIINPKNGAIDGLIDFRGLRDKLDNKNELDETNHVLNGIAYNPHTKQLFVTGKHWDKLFEVKIVEK; translated from the coding sequence ATGATGAAATTTAAATCTCTGTTAATCTTAGCATTAGCTTTTCTATATTTTTCCTGCGGAAGCAATTCAGGATCAAAAAAATCGCCTTTTAGTGTAAAAATTGCAGAAAACAAGAAGGAATTTAAACTTGGCGAACGTATTTCTGGGCACATTGAAAATAAAAAAGAGCTCAAAATCGATTCAGTTATCGTGTATTTAAATACTGAAAAAATCAGTGCAAAATCACCAAACTGGTCTTTCGATATTTCTTCTGAAGATCAAAAATTAGGAAATCAGGAGATCATAGCTGAAGTTTTCTACGAAGGCGAAAAAGATACCACGACCAAATCCATCAAAATTTATAATAATACTTCGCCAAAAGCATACACTTACGAAATCGTAAACATTTATCCTCACGATCCCAAAGCGTATACCCAGGGATTAGAATTTTTAAATGATACTTTATATGAAAGTACCGGGGAATATGGCGAATCTGATCTTAGAAAAGTTGACCTAAAATCTGGTGAAGTTTTAAAAATAATCGATCTGGACGATTCTGTTTTTGGTGAAGGTATGACCATTTTTAAAGATCAAATTATACTATTAACCTGGAGAGCCAAAGAAGGCTATATCTATAATCTCGATACTTTCGAGAAAACAGGAACATTTAGTTACAATCAAAGTAAAGAAGGCTGGGGATTATGCCATGATGGTGAGCATATTTATAAAAGTGATGGAACCGAAAAAATATGGTTATTAAATCCTGAAACTTTAGCTGAAGAAGATTACATACAAATTGCTACTCATAAAAATATAGTTTCTAAAATGAACGAATTAGAATGGGTAGATGGAGAAATCTATGCAAATACGTATCAAAAAGATGGTGTTGCCATTATAAATCCTAAGAATGGCGCTATAGATGGTCTTATCGATTTTAGAGGTTTAAGAGATAAACTTGACAATAAAAACGAACTAGACGAAACAAACCATGTTCTTAACGGAATCGCTTACAATCCTCACACCAAGCAACTTTTTGTTACCGGAAAACATTGGGATAAGTTATTCGAAGTAAAAATCGTAGAGAAATAA
- a CDS encoding SDR family oxidoreductase has protein sequence MKTDTFSQKVVLITGGSSGIGKAIGDYLTQHNFKVYGTSRNSTGKSSNFNLIDLDVTKEDSIFKAVNLVLSKEERIDILINNAGVGITGPIEETPTDEIRNAFETNFYGPINICKAVLPIMRKQNEGLIINVTSIAGYMGLPYRGIYSASKAALEIAAEALRMEVKGFNIKMTSIAPGDFATNIASGRYHAPVLSDSPYKKSYGETLKLMNAHVDAGQDPNMMGKAVLNIINEKAPKGHYRVGDLLQKASIVLKKILPDKAYEKMLMNHYKL, from the coding sequence ATGAAAACAGATACTTTCTCTCAAAAAGTAGTCTTAATTACCGGCGGATCTTCAGGTATCGGTAAAGCGATTGGCGACTATTTAACTCAGCATAATTTTAAGGTTTACGGCACTAGTAGAAATTCTACAGGAAAATCATCAAATTTTAATCTTATAGATTTAGATGTTACTAAGGAAGATAGTATCTTTAAAGCAGTAAATTTAGTGCTAAGCAAGGAAGAGCGGATAGATATTTTAATAAATAACGCTGGTGTTGGAATAACAGGCCCGATTGAAGAGACGCCTACCGACGAAATTCGAAATGCTTTTGAAACTAATTTTTACGGCCCTATAAACATTTGCAAAGCGGTTTTACCGATAATGCGAAAGCAAAATGAAGGTCTAATTATTAATGTTACCTCTATAGCGGGATATATGGGATTGCCCTATCGCGGAATTTATTCGGCATCTAAAGCGGCATTAGAAATTGCTGCAGAGGCTTTACGAATGGAAGTAAAGGGTTTTAATATTAAAATGACAAGTATAGCTCCGGGAGATTTTGCTACTAACATAGCTTCGGGGCGTTATCATGCGCCGGTTTTAAGTGATTCTCCTTACAAGAAATCTTATGGAGAAACTTTAAAATTGATGAACGCGCATGTAGATGCCGGGCAGGATCCAAATATGATGGGTAAAGCTGTGCTTAATATTATAAACGAAAAAGCACCAAAAGGGCATTATAGAGTTGGTGATTTATTACAAAAAGCGAGTATTGTACTTAAAAAGATTTTGCCAGACAAGGCGTACGAGAAGATGCTAATGAATCACTATAAATTATAA
- the fsa gene encoding fructose-6-phosphate aldolase yields MKFFIDTANLDQIREAQELGVLDGVTTNPSLMAKEGITGKENIINHYKKICEIVTGDVSAEVISTDFDNIVKEGEELAALHDQIIVKVPMIKEGIKAIKYFSDKGIKTNCTLVFSVGQALLAAKAGATYVSPFLGRLDDISTNGLNLIEEIRLVYDNYGYETEILAASIRHTMHVIDCAKIGADVMTGPLSSIEGLLKHPLTDIGLEKFLADYKKGNE; encoded by the coding sequence ATGAAATTTTTTATTGATACAGCTAATCTTGATCAAATAAGAGAAGCTCAGGAATTAGGTGTTTTAGATGGTGTAACTACCAATCCTTCTTTAATGGCAAAAGAGGGAATTACCGGGAAAGAAAATATTATTAATCATTATAAAAAAATCTGTGAAATCGTAACTGGTGATGTAAGTGCGGAGGTTATTTCTACAGATTTTGATAATATTGTAAAAGAAGGAGAAGAGCTTGCAGCGCTTCACGATCAAATTATTGTTAAAGTACCAATGATCAAAGAAGGTATTAAGGCGATAAAATATTTTAGCGATAAAGGAATTAAAACCAACTGTACTTTAGTGTTTTCTGTAGGACAGGCTTTATTAGCTGCTAAAGCAGGAGCAACTTATGTTTCTCCATTCCTAGGTCGTTTAGATGATATTTCTACAAACGGTCTTAACCTAATCGAAGAAATTAGATTAGTTTATGATAACTACGGTTACGAAACTGAAATCTTAGCAGCATCTATACGTCACACCATGCACGTTATCGATTGTGCAAAAATTGGTGCAGATGTAATGACAGGGCCACTTTCTTCTATCGAAGGATTGTTGAAACATCCATTAACTGATATTGGATTAGAGAAATTCTTAGCTGATTATAAAAAAGGAAACGAGTAA
- a CDS encoding TlpA family protein disulfide reductase produces MRKFFLFSIISTVFLFVCCKNDSANNGNIYIGGKIVNPNTNYVIISKDQEPIDTIQLNEDNQFGKYLPKLDAGIYTFQHNPENQVVYLEPGDSIIVWVNTYDFDQSLNFSGRGSKESSFLLDLFLRNRANNNLVLDYYKIKPKAFKKISDSIHKTRMAEFNKNVEGHDLSENFLELAKQSIDYEFYDLRERYTYLIKKYHSDFTDLIPEDFNNYRDSIDFDNELLQNYYVYTNTIDDYLRTRAIEHCIEKHKERDCYNISNFENVKRRASLIDSLSNTPAIKNKFLDILLSKAVTMASNEEDLNEVLDFAKKIKYSDIDEINELADIQTNYFTGKSIADFTIRNSNGEEITYKDAINRKTIVYFWSANNSRRYLWQFQTIQNLREKYPELDFIGINLDIGQHKKWLRVMDENNYDKSNQYQLSNRAFGENVATKYLYRINFLDKNAVIVKGDEALSTSAEFESKLLEFINN; encoded by the coding sequence ATGAGAAAATTTTTTCTTTTCAGTATTATTTCTACAGTGTTCCTCTTCGTTTGTTGCAAAAATGATAGCGCAAATAATGGGAACATTTATATTGGCGGTAAAATTGTTAATCCAAATACGAATTATGTGATCATCTCTAAAGATCAGGAACCGATAGACACGATCCAGTTAAACGAGGATAATCAATTCGGTAAATATCTTCCAAAATTAGATGCCGGGATTTACACTTTTCAGCATAATCCAGAAAACCAAGTAGTTTATTTAGAACCGGGAGACAGCATTATTGTATGGGTTAATACATACGATTTTGACCAATCTTTAAATTTTAGTGGTAGAGGAAGTAAAGAAAGTTCTTTTTTACTTGATTTATTTCTAAGAAATCGAGCTAATAACAATTTGGTATTAGATTATTATAAAATTAAACCTAAAGCATTTAAAAAAATTAGCGATTCGATCCACAAAACCAGAATGGCTGAATTTAATAAAAATGTGGAAGGTCACGATTTAAGTGAAAACTTTCTTGAATTAGCTAAGCAAAGTATCGATTACGAATTTTATGATTTACGGGAACGCTATACTTACCTTATAAAAAAATATCATTCAGATTTTACTGATCTTATTCCAGAAGATTTCAACAATTATAGAGATTCCATAGATTTTGATAATGAGCTTCTTCAAAATTACTACGTTTACACCAATACTATAGACGATTACTTACGCACGAGAGCTATAGAGCATTGTATAGAGAAGCATAAAGAAAGAGATTGCTATAATATATCTAATTTTGAAAACGTAAAACGCAGGGCTTCTCTAATAGATTCACTTTCTAACACCCCGGCCATAAAAAACAAATTTTTAGATATCCTTCTTAGTAAAGCGGTAACTATGGCCTCTAACGAAGAAGACTTGAATGAGGTTTTAGATTTTGCAAAAAAAATAAAATATAGCGATATCGATGAAATAAATGAGCTCGCAGACATTCAAACAAATTATTTTACGGGAAAGTCCATCGCCGATTTTACGATTCGAAATAGCAACGGCGAAGAAATTACTTATAAGGATGCTATAAATAGAAAGACGATAGTATATTTTTGGTCAGCCAATAATTCAAGGCGCTATCTTTGGCAATTTCAAACAATCCAAAATTTAAGAGAGAAATATCCTGAATTAGATTTTATTGGAATTAATCTGGACATAGGTCAGCATAAAAAATGGCTACGGGTTATGGATGAAAATAACTACGATAAATCCAACCAATATCAATTATCAAACAGAGCGTTTGGAGAGAATGTTGCTACCAAATATTTATACCGAATAAACTTCTTAGATAAAAATGCCGTTATCGTAAAAGGTGATGAAGCACTAAGCACATCTGCTGAGTTTGAATCGAAACTTCTGGAATTTATAAATAACTAG
- a CDS encoding ABC-F family ATP-binding cassette domain-containing protein, whose amino-acid sequence MLSVSNLSVQFGKRVLFDEVNTTFTDGNCYGIIGANGAGKSTFLKILSGKSDPTSGHVHLEPGKRMSVLEQNHNLFDDYPVLEVVLRGNKPLFEIKTEIDALYADYSDENAERIGELQVQFEEMDGWNADSAAASLLSNLGIKTEHHYTLMKDLDGKQKVRVLLAQALFGNPDVLIMDEPTNDLDYETISWLENFLAHYDNTVIVVSHDRHFLDAVCTHISDIDFGKINHFSGNYSFWYESSQLAARQRAQQNKKSEEKKKELQEFIQRFSANVAKSKQATSRKKMIDKLNIEEIKPSSRRYPAIIFDRDREAGDQILNIEKLEASIENETLFSGININLSKGDKVVVFSRDSRATTAFYEIINGREEPVSGKYSWGVTTSQSYLPLDNSEYFENDLTLVDWLRQYAQTEEEREEVFIRGFLGKMLFSGEEALKTSNVLSGGEKVRCMLSRMMMMRANVLMLDEPTNHLDLESITAFNNSLKNFKGTVMLTTHDHEFAQTVANRIIELTPNGVIDRYMTFDEYMSDSKIKEQRDKMYS is encoded by the coding sequence ATGCTTTCAGTTTCAAATCTTTCGGTTCAGTTTGGTAAAAGAGTTCTTTTTGATGAAGTGAATACCACTTTTACTGATGGGAACTGCTACGGAATTATTGGTGCCAACGGTGCCGGTAAATCTACATTTTTAAAAATATTATCAGGAAAATCCGATCCAACCTCCGGGCATGTACATTTAGAGCCTGGTAAAAGGATGTCGGTACTGGAGCAAAATCACAATTTATTTGACGATTATCCGGTTTTAGAAGTTGTTTTGAGAGGGAATAAACCACTTTTCGAAATCAAGACTGAAATCGATGCTTTATATGCAGATTATTCAGATGAAAATGCTGAGCGTATTGGCGAGCTACAGGTGCAGTTTGAAGAAATGGACGGATGGAATGCCGATAGTGCTGCTGCTTCGCTTTTATCGAATTTAGGGATTAAAACAGAGCATCATTATACTTTAATGAAAGATCTGGATGGTAAGCAAAAAGTACGAGTGTTGTTAGCGCAGGCACTTTTTGGAAATCCTGATGTTTTAATTATGGATGAGCCTACCAACGATTTGGATTACGAAACAATTAGTTGGTTAGAAAATTTTCTTGCTCATTACGATAATACGGTAATTGTTGTTTCTCACGACCGTCACTTTTTAGATGCGGTATGTACACATATTTCTGATATCGATTTTGGTAAAATAAACCACTTTAGTGGTAATTATTCTTTCTGGTACGAGTCTTCTCAATTAGCAGCGAGGCAACGTGCACAGCAAAACAAGAAATCTGAAGAGAAGAAAAAGGAACTTCAGGAATTTATCCAGCGTTTTAGCGCGAATGTTGCAAAATCTAAACAGGCAACTTCTCGTAAGAAGATGATCGATAAGTTGAATATTGAAGAAATTAAACCTTCTAGTCGTCGTTATCCCGCTATTATTTTTGATAGAGATCGCGAGGCAGGAGATCAAATTCTGAATATAGAAAAGTTAGAAGCTTCTATTGAAAATGAAACGCTTTTTAGTGGTATAAATATCAATTTATCTAAAGGCGATAAAGTGGTTGTTTTTTCTAGAGATAGTCGTGCGACTACTGCTTTTTACGAAATAATAAACGGAAGAGAAGAACCCGTTTCTGGTAAATATAGTTGGGGAGTAACAACTTCACAATCTTACCTTCCATTGGATAACTCCGAGTATTTTGAGAATGATCTTACGCTTGTAGATTGGCTTAGACAATATGCGCAGACAGAAGAAGAAAGAGAAGAAGTCTTTATTCGTGGTTTTTTAGGGAAAATGTTATTTAGTGGGGAAGAAGCTCTTAAAACTAGTAATGTATTATCTGGAGGTGAAAAAGTACGTTGTATGTTAAGCCGAATGATGATGATGAGGGCTAACGTTTTGATGTTAGATGAGCCAACAAACCATTTGGATCTGGAATCTATTACCGCTTTTAATAATTCACTAAAGAATTTTAAAGGAACGGTGATGCTTACTACACACGATCACGAATTTGCACAAACTGTAGCAAATAGAATTATCGAGCTTACGCCAAACGGGGTGATAGATCGTTACATGACATTTGATGAGTATATGAGTGATTCTAAAATTAAAGAACAACGTGATAAAATGTATTCTTAA